One part of the uncultured Bacteroides sp. genome encodes these proteins:
- a CDS encoding glycosyltransferase family 2 protein, with protein sequence MIDLTTIILTYNEEIHIRRCLENVCPASKKVYVIDSPSTDRTVEICNEFKNVEVVVHKYPGNQAEQLNWALDNLDIQTDWILRIDADEYLSQELIVEIEEKTSKLPTSVTGINLQRNHFFMGKQMKYERNAIILRMFRNGKARCECRLMDEYMLIKEGTTITYDNLFFDHNLCTLSEYCQKHINYASREVAMILDEGYGLSDYKRPDAESIGRGVSSTRKAKGGYQRLPLFWRSFAYFIYRYFFTGTFLLGKAGFVYCFIQAWWYRTLVDGILLEVRNSCKSDPELVKKYLLDRYKIKL encoded by the coding sequence ATGATAGATCTTACTACCATTATTCTCACGTATAACGAGGAGATTCATATTAGGCGTTGTCTGGAGAACGTGTGCCCTGCCTCGAAGAAGGTGTATGTAATAGACTCGCCTTCTACAGATAGGACCGTTGAGATATGCAACGAGTTTAAAAATGTGGAAGTTGTCGTACACAAGTATCCTGGCAATCAGGCAGAACAATTGAATTGGGCTCTAGACAACCTAGATATCCAAACAGATTGGATTCTTAGAATTGATGCAGATGAATATCTTTCACAGGAACTAATTGTAGAAATAGAGGAAAAGACATCTAAATTGCCTACAAGTGTAACAGGCATTAATCTCCAGAGAAATCACTTCTTCATGGGAAAACAGATGAAGTATGAGCGCAATGCGATTATACTTCGCATGTTCCGTAATGGTAAAGCGCGTTGTGAATGTCGACTGATGGATGAATACATGCTCATAAAAGAAGGAACCACTATCACTTACGACAATCTGTTTTTTGACCACAATCTGTGTACTTTATCAGAATATTGTCAAAAACATATTAATTACGCATCTCGCGAAGTTGCTATGATTCTCGATGAGGGGTATGGTCTCTCTGATTATAAGCGTCCTGATGCAGAAAGCATTGGAAGAGGTGTATCGTCAACACGTAAGGCTAAGGGAGGTTACCAGAGGCTACCTCTATTCTGGAGGAGTTTTGCTTATTTCATATATCGTTATTTCTTTACCGGAACGTTTTTGTTAGGAAAAGCTGGATTCGTTTATTGTTTCATTCAAGCCTGGTGGTATAGAACTCTGGTTGATGGAATATTACTCGAAGTGAGAAATTCGTGTAAATCTGACCCTGAATTAGTAAAAAAATATTTGCTAGATAGATATAAAATAAAACTATGA
- a CDS encoding biotin carboxylase encodes MNNQYNGHLCIVFALEHYNPLNMIRALGENGVNPVYISVKRRYEVATKSKYISELHCVDSVEDGFKLLMETYGHLAEETGKKPYIVFSDDKSVGYFDLHYDEWKDQFITYNAGRTGRINEFMDKYEIQQCAKRHGFNVLDSYIISKDDALPENLWYPIITKDISPNSGSWKADVYICQNEQELKDAIVKIESPLIMIQHFVDKQNEMALEGYCINNGKDMQIVTEMKWKYLIQGYYSPYHDVKMFEDKKMEAKLQAMFEEIGFEGVFEVEFLIDKDGTYYFMETNFRASAWNPTGKFAGMPLPYLWIKGMENGCIDPADRKEFEPFTSMSEVIDYAKRVEGGMCSIAEWLRDFKDAKCVYIYDKEDRGPWDEVIKNWENFK; translated from the coding sequence ATGAACAATCAATATAACGGCCATTTGTGCATCGTGTTTGCACTGGAGCATTACAATCCGCTGAATATGATTCGCGCCTTGGGCGAGAACGGTGTTAATCCTGTTTACATCTCGGTGAAGAGACGCTACGAGGTGGCTACGAAGAGTAAGTACATCTCAGAGCTGCATTGTGTGGACTCGGTAGAGGATGGTTTCAAGTTGCTGATGGAGACCTATGGTCACTTGGCTGAGGAGACCGGCAAGAAACCCTACATCGTATTCTCGGACGATAAGTCGGTGGGCTACTTTGACCTGCACTATGATGAGTGGAAGGACCAGTTCATCACCTACAATGCCGGACGTACGGGTCGCATCAACGAGTTTATGGACAAGTACGAGATTCAGCAATGCGCCAAGCGTCACGGATTCAACGTGCTGGACAGCTATATAATCAGCAAGGATGACGCTCTGCCAGAGAACCTGTGGTACCCAATCATCACCAAGGATATTTCGCCTAACTCGGGCAGCTGGAAGGCTGACGTGTATATCTGCCAGAACGAGCAGGAACTGAAGGATGCCATCGTGAAGATTGAGAGTCCGCTGATTATGATTCAGCACTTTGTGGACAAGCAGAACGAGATGGCGCTGGAGGGTTACTGCATCAACAATGGTAAGGACATGCAGATTGTGACCGAGATGAAGTGGAAGTACCTCATTCAGGGTTACTACAGCCCTTATCACGATGTGAAGATGTTCGAGGACAAGAAGATGGAGGCAAAACTGCAGGCCATGTTCGAAGAGATTGGCTTCGAGGGCGTGTTCGAGGTGGAGTTCCTCATCGACAAGGACGGCACCTACTACTTCATGGAGACCAACTTCCGTGCTTCGGCTTGGAACCCAACGGGTAAGTTTGCCGGCATGCCATTGCCATACCTCTGGATCAAGGGCATGGAGAACGGATGCATCGATCCTGCCGACCGCAAGGAGTTTGAGCCTTTCACCAGCATGAGTGAGGTGATTGATTATGCAAAGCGTGTGGAGGGTGGCATGTGCTCGATTGCCGAGTGGTTGCGCGACTTCAAGGACGCCAAGTGCGTGTATATCTACGATAAGGAGGACCGCGGTCCTTGGGATGAAGTGATCAAGAATTGGGAAAATTTCAAATAA
- a CDS encoding putative colanic acid biosynthesis acetyltransferase, whose amino-acid sequence MEDNKEYVNRLPKKNIIGRALWNICSLFLFKPFPTKFFRRWRNFVLRLFGAKIAPRAGVYCSAKIQCPWNLTLKRNAWIGPHCILENDALIILEENSTVSQYSYLCTSSHDITHQCHNLIHAPITIGKGAWVAADSFVGMGVTIGEGAVVGARTSVFKDVEPWTVVGGYPAMFIKKRVIKE is encoded by the coding sequence ATGGAAGATAATAAAGAGTATGTAAATCGTTTACCCAAGAAAAATATTATTGGGCGTGCGTTATGGAATATTTGTAGTTTGTTCCTGTTTAAACCATTTCCAACAAAGTTTTTTAGACGCTGGAGAAACTTTGTACTAAGATTGTTTGGTGCAAAGATTGCTCCACGGGCAGGGGTATACTGCTCTGCAAAAATTCAATGTCCGTGGAATCTGACTTTAAAAAGGAATGCATGGATAGGACCACATTGTATTCTTGAAAACGATGCTCTAATAATATTAGAAGAAAACTCAACTGTATCTCAATATTCCTATTTATGTACTTCAAGTCATGATATTACGCACCAGTGTCATAACCTTATACACGCACCTATCACGATAGGTAAAGGTGCTTGGGTCGCTGCAGATTCGTTTGTAGGTATGGGAGTGACCATAGGAGAAGGGGCTGTAGTCGGAGCTCGCACCTCTGTTTTCAAAGATGTAGAACCATGGACTGTTGTAGGTGGTTATCCTGCTATGTTTATCAAGAAAAGAGTAATCAAGGAATAA
- a CDS encoding glycosyltransferase, with protein sequence MKVLQTIPDFGLKAGGTTTATYDLMVALRDNGFSVDLLTSDHLQAGDRIAGNGEPWIKVVKDDAIIYPFAYSNNFKKYLRHSNYDIYHTNGLWMYADHITAKIAREKCKKFVLTPHGMLYTHPLPDYSIKQKIALSLFFKKDIMLADCIHATCDQEMDVVRKFGYKGPIAVIGNPVSIPTDATLCTKEEKSGFVIGYLGRLHPRKLIENIFHAVSNMDIKDDVIIRIMGEGDDNYKSFLSLEAKRLNLRVQFLGFVSGAEKFKQLRSLSVLCVPSGFENFGMIIPEALISGTPVIASLGTPWKSLSDEKCGWWIDNSPNSLAKAINEAYKMPIDEMLNMGIRGRRLIENNFTFSTIADKMIWLYKWLNNEAKTPDFVYER encoded by the coding sequence ATGAAAGTATTACAAACTATTCCAGATTTCGGGTTGAAGGCAGGTGGTACTACAACTGCGACATATGACTTAATGGTAGCCTTAAGAGATAATGGTTTTAGCGTAGACCTACTTACTTCTGATCACTTACAGGCAGGTGACCGAATAGCCGGTAATGGAGAACCTTGGATCAAAGTTGTGAAAGATGATGCAATCATTTACCCTTTTGCTTATTCCAATAATTTTAAGAAATACCTCCGTCATAGTAATTATGATATATATCACACTAATGGTTTATGGATGTATGCTGATCATATTACGGCAAAGATTGCGCGAGAAAAGTGCAAAAAGTTTGTTTTAACACCCCATGGTATGCTTTATACGCATCCACTACCTGATTACTCAATAAAACAAAAGATAGCATTGTCACTTTTCTTTAAAAAAGATATAATGTTAGCTGATTGCATTCACGCAACATGTGATCAGGAGATGGATGTGGTTCGGAAATTTGGATATAAAGGACCAATTGCGGTTATTGGAAATCCCGTGTCTATTCCCACCGATGCTACCTTATGTACTAAAGAAGAAAAATCGGGCTTTGTAATAGGTTACCTAGGACGTTTACATCCCAGAAAGCTTATTGAGAATATATTCCATGCTGTTTCAAATATGGACATAAAAGATGACGTTATTATTAGAATTATGGGCGAAGGAGATGATAACTATAAATCTTTTTTATCACTCGAGGCGAAAAGATTGAATTTGCGTGTTCAGTTCTTAGGCTTTGTAAGCGGGGCGGAGAAATTTAAGCAACTTAGGTCTTTGTCTGTTCTTTGTGTTCCGAGTGGTTTCGAAAATTTCGGTATGATAATTCCTGAGGCTCTCATATCTGGTACACCGGTTATTGCTAGTCTTGGTACCCCATGGAAATCTTTATCTGACGAAAAGTGTGGATGGTGGATTGATAACAGCCCTAATTCACTTGCAAAAGCCATTAATGAAGCTTATAAAATGCCTATTGACGAAATGTTGAATATGGGCATTCGGGGTAGACGCCTGATAGAGAACAATTTCACATTTTCCACAATAGCAGATAAAATGATTTGGCTATACAAATGGCTAAATAATGAAGCAAAAACCCCCGACTTTGTATATGAGAGATAA
- a CDS encoding acyltransferase: MDLIILSKYRTTLMGFALLWVMSYHFFGLGACETVGKALWSLGHAGVDIFFFLSGLGLTYSYYDRLDTKTEITKYYKKRIIRIIPAYYFVIIISAFIYQKGLTDVIWQLSCFGFWITKPFYDWYVPSLLLFYMCFPLFVILSNKYGIKKISIIAIILMLIIVGGLVYIGRGTVILFFSRGPILILGCLVGKILKFKDHIISKYVLSVLICLAVVVFAIELYLSCNFNASFLRVTALHHLPFVFVIPGLCFVLSYFFELLQKNVFLNWIVVALQFLGTYSLEIYLTHISLRQSPFYIYIPLAILLGFILNRIINIMNSSLWLKRK; encoded by the coding sequence ATGGATTTAATTATTCTGAGTAAGTATAGAACAACGCTAATGGGCTTTGCTCTATTATGGGTGATGTCATATCACTTCTTTGGCTTAGGAGCTTGTGAAACAGTTGGCAAAGCACTATGGTCTCTTGGCCATGCTGGTGTTGATATCTTTTTTTTTCTATCAGGTCTTGGATTAACGTATTCGTATTATGATAGATTAGATACAAAAACAGAAATTACTAAATATTATAAGAAACGTATTATAAGGATAATTCCGGCATATTATTTTGTAATCATAATCTCCGCATTTATATACCAGAAGGGGTTGACAGATGTTATATGGCAATTATCATGCTTTGGTTTCTGGATTACAAAACCATTTTACGATTGGTATGTACCTTCGCTACTATTATTCTACATGTGTTTCCCTTTATTTGTTATCTTGTCTAACAAATATGGAATAAAAAAAATATCAATAATTGCGATTATTCTGATGTTGATAATAGTAGGAGGGTTGGTATATATAGGTAGAGGAACCGTTATTCTGTTTTTCTCACGAGGACCTATATTAATTCTGGGATGTTTAGTTGGAAAAATATTAAAATTCAAGGATCACATTATCAGCAAGTATGTACTTTCAGTGTTAATTTGTCTGGCTGTAGTAGTGTTCGCTATAGAGCTTTATCTGTCATGTAACTTTAATGCTAGCTTCTTACGAGTTACTGCCTTGCATCACTTGCCTTTTGTATTTGTAATACCAGGGTTGTGCTTTGTATTATCGTATTTTTTTGAACTACTTCAGAAAAATGTCTTCTTGAATTGGATTGTTGTTGCATTGCAGTTCTTAGGTACTTATTCGCTTGAGATTTACTTGACCCACATATCTCTTAGACAAAGTCCTTTTTACATATATATCCCATTGGCGATATTGTTAGGCTTTATATTAAATAGAATTATCAATATAATGAATAGTAGTTTATGGCTAAAGAGAAAGTAG
- a CDS encoding acylneuraminate cytidylyltransferase family protein has product MAKEKVAFYLPTRKGSERVINKNTRSFAGIEGGLVENKVKQLLETKLIDEIIFSSNDETCMAVAEKFKDSRLRIIERPTELCLSTTNLQDLICYVPTVTDAEHILWGHVTTPLCGADQYDAGIKLYFDKLDEGYDSLVGVTELKNFLLNREGKLINNTTDIPWPRTQDLEALYPINHTMFLAKREVYTEQKNRIGQKPLLHIMDELHSLDIDWPDDFTIAEIMYKNLYGNK; this is encoded by the coding sequence ATGGCTAAAGAGAAAGTAGCGTTCTATCTTCCTACCCGCAAAGGTAGTGAGCGCGTTATCAACAAAAATACACGTTCTTTCGCAGGTATCGAGGGCGGTTTGGTAGAGAATAAGGTTAAGCAGTTGCTCGAGACAAAACTCATCGACGAGATCATCTTCTCGTCAAACGATGAGACCTGTATGGCTGTTGCTGAGAAGTTCAAGGACAGCCGTCTTCGCATCATTGAGCGTCCTACCGAACTCTGCCTTTCTACCACCAATCTGCAGGACCTTATTTGCTATGTGCCTACCGTAACCGATGCCGAACACATCCTCTGGGGTCACGTTACCACTCCACTCTGTGGTGCCGACCAGTATGATGCCGGTATCAAACTGTACTTCGATAAGCTGGACGAGGGCTACGATTCATTGGTAGGTGTAACCGAGTTGAAGAACTTCCTCCTCAATCGCGAAGGCAAGCTCATCAATAACACTACCGACATCCCTTGGCCTCGCACACAGGACTTGGAGGCTCTTTATCCAATCAACCACACCATGTTCCTTGCAAAGCGTGAGGTTTATACCGAGCAGAAGAACCGCATAGGTCAGAAGCCACTTCTCCACATCATGGACGAACTTCATTCGTTAGACATCGATTGGCCAGATGACTTCACCATTGCAGAAATCATGTACAAGAACCTTTACGGAAACAAATAA
- a CDS encoding IS66 family transposase produces the protein MPTNSSNFLGECRSTIQEESKLSGVTPIGREIGGVMLTVSGLKNLYYLPNFSGTHATVDMLVELVFNAYMLETLVYRDMIRLFELKFKVSRQTILNWLSKGSAALKKLLSVLKAHALEKDSIINCDETWCRVKMQDKYKKAYIWCLVNKSAGIVIFFYDEGNRSRKVLTDFIEDADIAALQSDAYNVYKYLDGELSEVEHICCMAHVRARFQKALLQGKDELARPFMKWIGRLYDFERGYSNDDLAPDEIKKRRNGSETIEIVGSIWMELTRLLDDPLHKGDQITKALHYLKNAWTPVMAYRNDGRYCIDNSIAERSIRTLTIERKNKMAFGSHKGAETSTVYHTFIGTCKMDALSFYQFLKQYLTAFMEGRTDFENLTPAILGKKN, from the coding sequence GTGCCTACAAACAGTAGTAATTTCCTTGGAGAATGTCGTTCAACTATCCAAGAAGAATCTAAGCTATCAGGAGTTACTCCGATTGGTAGAGAAATTGGAGGTGTTATGCTGACGGTTTCGGGTTTGAAGAATTTATACTACTTACCGAATTTTTCCGGTACCCATGCTACTGTAGATATGCTTGTAGAACTGGTGTTCAATGCCTATATGCTGGAGACTCTTGTTTATCGGGATATGATCCGCTTGTTTGAATTGAAGTTCAAAGTTTCCCGTCAAACCATCTTGAATTGGTTGTCAAAAGGATCCGCTGCCTTAAAGAAACTACTTTCTGTATTGAAAGCACATGCTTTGGAGAAAGATTCCATTATCAACTGCGATGAAACCTGGTGTCGTGTAAAAATGCAAGATAAGTACAAGAAGGCTTATATTTGGTGTCTGGTTAATAAGTCTGCCGGCATTGTGATCTTCTTTTACGATGAAGGCAACCGTAGCCGTAAAGTGTTGACTGACTTCATTGAAGATGCTGATATAGCAGCCTTGCAATCTGATGCTTATAACGTTTATAAATATTTAGATGGCGAATTAAGTGAGGTAGAGCATATTTGCTGCATGGCGCATGTAAGGGCCCGATTCCAAAAAGCCTTATTGCAAGGTAAGGATGAACTGGCAAGACCTTTTATGAAGTGGATTGGCCGGTTGTATGATTTTGAACGAGGTTACAGTAATGATGACCTTGCGCCCGATGAAATAAAGAAACGAAGGAACGGATCAGAAACCATCGAAATAGTAGGTTCCATTTGGATGGAGTTAACCCGTCTGCTCGACGACCCTTTACACAAAGGTGACCAGATAACTAAGGCTCTCCATTATTTGAAGAACGCATGGACTCCTGTTATGGCTTATCGCAATGATGGTAGGTATTGCATTGATAATTCTATTGCGGAACGTTCGATTCGTACGTTGACGATTGAGCGCAAGAACAAAATGGCTTTTGGTAGTCATAAAGGTGCTGAAACCTCGACGGTTTATCATACCTTTATTGGTACTTGTAAAATGGATGCGCTGTCATTCTATCAATTCTTGAAGCAGTATTTAACTGCTTTTATGGAAGGACGTACGGATTTTGAGAATCTGACCCCTGCCATACTGGGCAAAAAAAATTAA
- a CDS encoding sugar transferase: MGKFIKRLFDIVLALILFIPASLVLLCGIIFVACVSPESSPIFKQVRVGYKRKEFTLFKLRSMTNERDANGELLPDEVRLKKWGKIVRATNMDELFQIWNILKGEMSFIGPRPILPKEMLVMTDSEQAERQSMRPSITGWEAVHEGESSTRREMAEKDLYYVRNWSLKLDWLVFYKTFQIVLGFQRPDDSVRAPKMTDDQIVDK; this comes from the coding sequence ATGGGAAAATTCATTAAGAGGCTGTTTGACATCGTTTTAGCTTTGATTCTGTTTATACCCGCATCGCTGGTATTGTTGTGCGGAATTATCTTTGTGGCATGCGTATCGCCTGAGTCGTCACCTATCTTCAAGCAGGTGCGCGTGGGTTACAAACGTAAGGAGTTCACACTCTTCAAACTTCGTTCTATGACCAACGAGCGTGATGCCAATGGCGAGTTGCTGCCTGATGAGGTGCGACTGAAGAAGTGGGGCAAGATTGTACGTGCTACCAATATGGATGAACTGTTCCAGATCTGGAACATTCTGAAGGGTGAGATGTCATTCATTGGTCCTCGTCCTATCCTGCCAAAGGAAATGCTGGTGATGACAGACAGCGAGCAGGCAGAGCGCCAGTCTATGCGCCCTAGTATCACCGGTTGGGAGGCCGTCCATGAGGGCGAGTCTTCTACCAGACGCGAGATGGCGGAGAAGGACTTGTACTATGTTCGCAACTGGAGTCTGAAACTGGATTGGCTGGTGTTCTACAAGACCTTCCAGATTGTCCTCGGTTTCCAGCGTCCGGACGATAGCGTACGCGCTCCTAAGATGACAGATGATCAGATTGTGGACAAGTAA
- a CDS encoding NAD-dependent epimerase/dehydratase family protein produces MNKVLICGHRSFVASGIEKQLEANGIEYDVFSRGNEERQGNVVTGDVLKMAENIHLGTYETVVNFIIIKNRSIEENIAYIKSLVEFCIRAQVKHLIQISSISVYPADVDYVDENSPIEKDPEKKGGYGSVKVAVDQYLLSQKLPFEVTFVRPGFIVCDEKELSMAGIVMKLPVVGGILLGDAHTSLPLIEKKRIHEAIVRIIMADKKQKVYLLLENMNGTKAQFTARYYKGHVFKLPKKMTLIATNLLKAIGVFKPRYLEQVKGLFKHTYYDSSETEYQLQMSFAENAVAVLGAGTYGSYAINALESVSQKTNITLFDVGNESLKDEDEIGYGTNLLGALYTGLKKGRFFGYGGASGKWGGQLLMFTDNDFVHPSKFMQDIIDLDNKYRDHVFKKFGIKNPFEENHKEGGLFTKTGVWLGYFNRNLFNYFKIKKSSAFIRNGLRVSRILLNEDKKCVTGIELLTKDGKVKHAYYSQYFMTAGAFESNRIALSSCMCDGDTIPFSDHMSQQIFNVKGSTTIGGEDFQFGLQGTSMITKRLIGEVGDISFFANPIYNDEFPFFQNLKKIMFKGEFSPNVIWDILRDIPSVIAFVWDMVFLHKIYVYKNQWKIFIDIENPTGTSKISLSKDKDDWGLSKLDVDFFMPNEAMDVFNEAHKQVAAYLTANGVNFENASVVFHAEKAEDTYHPYGMFLSNCDSVDDYFNKYENMLIVNTGILPRAGGINTTASCFPLIEDYIVRKYGR; encoded by the coding sequence ATGAATAAAGTATTAATATGTGGGCATCGCTCATTTGTGGCTTCTGGCATTGAAAAGCAGCTGGAGGCTAATGGTATTGAATATGATGTGTTTTCGCGTGGAAATGAAGAACGCCAAGGCAACGTAGTTACAGGTGATGTACTGAAAATGGCTGAGAATATTCATCTTGGTACATACGAAACCGTTGTTAACTTCATTATCATCAAGAACAGGTCGATAGAGGAAAACATTGCATATATTAAATCTCTTGTAGAATTCTGCATAAGAGCACAGGTAAAGCATTTAATTCAAATTTCTTCGATTAGTGTTTATCCTGCTGATGTAGATTATGTAGATGAGAATTCTCCTATCGAAAAAGATCCAGAAAAAAAAGGTGGTTACGGATCGGTGAAGGTGGCGGTAGATCAGTATCTACTTTCGCAGAAGTTGCCGTTTGAAGTTACTTTTGTACGCCCAGGTTTCATTGTTTGTGATGAGAAAGAGCTATCAATGGCTGGTATTGTGATGAAACTGCCGGTTGTAGGTGGCATCCTTTTGGGAGATGCACATACTTCACTTCCTCTGATTGAGAAGAAGAGGATACACGAGGCTATCGTTCGCATTATTATGGCAGATAAGAAGCAGAAAGTATATCTTCTGCTTGAGAACATGAATGGTACCAAGGCTCAGTTTACTGCAAGGTATTACAAGGGACATGTATTCAAATTGCCAAAAAAAATGACATTGATAGCTACAAACTTATTAAAGGCAATCGGAGTATTTAAGCCTCGTTATTTGGAACAAGTTAAGGGCTTGTTTAAGCATACCTATTATGATTCTTCTGAGACTGAATATCAGTTGCAGATGTCATTTGCCGAGAATGCAGTTGCTGTACTTGGTGCTGGAACTTATGGATCTTATGCTATTAATGCATTGGAATCGGTCAGCCAAAAGACCAATATCACACTCTTTGATGTAGGAAATGAGTCATTAAAAGACGAGGACGAAATTGGATATGGAACAAACCTGCTTGGTGCACTTTATACTGGATTGAAAAAGGGTCGCTTCTTTGGTTATGGCGGAGCTTCGGGAAAGTGGGGCGGACAGTTGTTGATGTTTACTGACAATGATTTTGTGCATCCTTCAAAGTTCATGCAGGACATCATAGACTTGGATAACAAATATCGCGACCATGTGTTCAAAAAGTTTGGTATCAAGAACCCATTTGAAGAAAATCATAAAGAGGGTGGACTTTTTACAAAGACTGGTGTATGGTTGGGCTATTTCAATCGTAATTTGTTTAACTACTTTAAGATTAAGAAGAGTAGTGCTTTTATTCGTAATGGCCTGCGAGTAAGTCGCATATTGCTAAACGAGGATAAAAAATGCGTTACTGGTATTGAACTTCTGACGAAGGATGGTAAAGTGAAACATGCCTACTATAGCCAGTATTTTATGACTGCGGGTGCATTTGAAAGCAATCGTATTGCTTTGAGTTCTTGCATGTGCGATGGAGATACAATCCCGTTCTCAGATCACATGTCACAGCAGATATTTAACGTAAAAGGCAGCACGACAATTGGGGGTGAGGACTTCCAGTTTGGATTACAGGGCACATCTATGATAACCAAACGTTTGATAGGTGAAGTGGGTGACATATCATTCTTTGCTAACCCTATCTATAACGATGAATTCCCATTCTTCCAGAATTTGAAGAAGATTATGTTTAAGGGAGAGTTTAGCCCGAATGTTATATGGGATATTCTACGCGATATTCCAAGCGTAATTGCATTTGTGTGGGATATGGTGTTTCTTCACAAGATCTATGTATATAAGAATCAGTGGAAGATATTTATCGATATCGAGAATCCTACGGGCACTAGTAAGATTTCATTGTCGAAGGATAAGGATGATTGGGGACTTTCAAAACTGGATGTTGACTTCTTTATGCCTAACGAAGCTATGGATGTATTCAACGAGGCTCATAAACAAGTCGCAGCTTATTTAACTGCAAATGGCGTAAACTTTGAGAATGCTTCAGTCGTATTCCATGCAGAGAAGGCTGAAGATACATATCATCCATACGGCATGTTCCTAAGTAATTGTGATTCTGTGGATGACTATTTCAACAAGTATGAGAACATGCTGATTGTGAATACTGGCATTCTGCCAAGAGCTGGCGGTATCAACACCACTGCAAGTTGTTTCCCATTGATAGAGGACTATATTGTAAGGAAGTATGGAAGATAA
- a CDS encoding sugar kinase, producing MAKVVTFGEVMVRLGAPDYLKLIQTDKFDVSYAGAEANVAVSLANYGIETDYITCLPDNPIAERCIMDLRGHKVGVDHILRSGKRMGILYLETGSNARPSKVYYDREDSSIATVQDSSIDWKEILKGATWFHWTGITPALSENAAKECLKAIKTANELGVTVSCDINYRGNLWRYGKSAAEVMPEMVAGSDIILGNEEDCEKVFGIKPQNFDAANTGGNVDQSSFISVCQQMMQKFPRCKKMVVTLRGAINANHNTWGGVLYNGTELIESRRYDITDIVDRVGGGDSFMGGLIFGLLHYDNDKQALGFATAASCLKHTLKGDFNWVTVSEVESLMGGDASGRVKR from the coding sequence ATGGCAAAAGTAGTAACATTCGGAGAAGTCATGGTGCGCCTTGGTGCACCTGACTATCTCAAACTCATACAGACCGACAAGTTCGATGTCAGCTATGCGGGTGCTGAAGCCAATGTGGCTGTATCGCTTGCTAATTACGGCATCGAGACCGACTATATCACTTGTCTCCCAGATAATCCTATTGCAGAACGTTGCATCATGGATCTTCGTGGACACAAGGTGGGTGTTGACCACATCCTGCGAAGCGGCAAGCGCATGGGCATTCTCTATCTGGAGACCGGTAGCAATGCTCGTCCTTCCAAGGTCTATTATGATCGTGAGGACAGTTCCATCGCAACCGTTCAGGACAGTTCCATCGACTGGAAAGAGATCCTCAAGGGTGCCACTTGGTTCCATTGGACAGGCATTACACCTGCACTCAGCGAGAATGCAGCCAAGGAATGCCTAAAGGCTATCAAGACCGCCAACGAACTTGGTGTAACCGTATCGTGCGACATCAACTATCGTGGCAATCTTTGGCGTTATGGCAAGTCTGCAGCCGAGGTGATGCCAGAGATGGTTGCAGGTAGCGACATCATCCTTGGTAACGAGGAGGATTGCGAGAAAGTATTTGGTATCAAGCCACAGAACTTCGATGCAGCCAATACCGGAGGCAATGTTGATCAGAGTAGCTTCATCTCTGTCTGCCAGCAGATGATGCAGAAGTTCCCTCGTTGCAAGAAGATGGTTGTCACCCTTCGTGGTGCCATCAATGCCAACCACAATACATGGGGTGGCGTGCTCTATAACGGAACTGAACTCATCGAAAGCCGCAGATACGACATTACCGATATTGTCGATCGCGTAGGTGGTGGCGACAGCTTCATGGGCGGACTCATCTTCGGTCTTCTCCATTACGACAACGACAAGCAGGCTCTGGGGTTCGCAACAGCAGCTTCATGCCTCAAACATACATTAAAAGGTGATTTCAACTGGGTTACAGTCTCCGAGGTCGAGAGCCTCATGGGTGGTGACGCAAGTGGTCGAGTTAAAAGATAA